The DNA segment gctccctgatccagatcagcgccaaaattgaatgggttcttctctgaccaaTAGTGCATTATTCCATCAAGTGCTGTTGCAATCCCTCCAGTCCTTTTTGTATAATCTTGTTCACAATCCAACAAACATACaggcaggggtgaaaacataacctccttggctgaggtaacaaTAGATCATCACAATCTGAGTGAACACagtagaaatgttttaattatttatgtatatgtCTTGTTGCagtacatattatatataatatattattacaaAGAGCTTCAGGCAACTGGAAACAAACCTGAACTGTTTCCTCCCAACACACACCGCTGACATGTTGTTTGtcatatgtgttttttttgctgtagcTTGCGACCCAGTTTCTACTTTGTAAATCTGTCTGACTCAGCACCAACTAACCAGGTCACAGAAAGACAACTACAGTCAGACTCTAAGCAGATGCCTGGTCTGACCATCTGAGTGATTCATAATGAAATATTCTGCATGTACCCAGCGTCTGACTCCTTCGTGCATCCTGTACCAGAATCCTCCGCTGCACAACGACAACACTGTGCACTGTACCTGGTATAATATACCTGATGCAAATCTGCAACCAACAGCCTGGAAACCAGATCCCATTAATCATTGACCCACATGACAGAGGCCGTTTCCTGCAGCTTGCACTGAGAtgaggtgtgggtgtgtgtgtgtgtgtgtgtgtgtgtgtgtgtgtgtgtgtgtgtgtgtgtgtgtgtgtgtgtgtgtgtgtgtgtgtgtgtgtgtgtgtgtgtgtgtgtaatgcaatCATGCCTGTGAATGCTGAGGCAGCTGGCTCTTGATCACATCCTGCTTAACAAGTTATTACGGCTCTTATGATGGGGAGGTGCACTCATTCATTTCCTGATCTTTACTGTGCACTCTCCTTGATCATCATGGGCGGGTGGGTTGAGGCAAACTGCTCGTAAGGACGTGATGTCGCTGCCAGTGTGGGCTCCTGGATTCAAACTATTCATTCATACCTTTTTTTCAGTGACAACAACAAATCCCACAGATGCATTGACACAAATGCAATTCACCACACAAACTACCAgtacacacaggaaaaaaagcatttatcaAAAATACCTGAAGTCACATAAAAATACTGTAACATGTGTAGTAACCAAAGGATGGCTGTAACTACCATCTCATGATAATGGCTGAGGCAGATGAAAGATACCACAATGAGTTCAGAAGACAGAGCCCTTCATTTAACCCGGAGAACAGGAATATATGATTGTCAACGTGCTCGAGAAACACAACCTAGCATGACTTAAAGCAACACACCGCATGTACAAATATTGCATAGCTCAATTAGAGAATATCTGTATGCCCTTAATGCCAATGCTGTGCTTTCATTCACTTCAAGCTTTAACCTTATATCTACTGTGTCATTGTAGGAAGACATGTGCAATGTAGGTAGATAAGCATTTTAAGTATAAGCAGCAATCCGGAGACGACTGGCTCATTTTAGACTCGTTTCATTTCCCATTTTTCAAACTTAAAATGTGGAAGAATTAAGTTTTCTCCCAATGAGAGACCGAAGCAGGTCAAGCCCTTAATAAGTAATaggaggaaaatacattttcatctaCAGTCGAGAAATCCAGAGTCCTGGGAATCCAGCTTTACCCAATATCTTGATTTCTAACTCGGCAGACTTCGATGGAGCCAGAGAGAACTGatgtgtgattttctttttgacaaTGGGAATGGAGGACAGGCACTGTGCTGTGGCCAGGATACAGTTCAGGGTAGAGTCCTGAGGTTCATCACGCCGTCGCCCTTGGAAAGCTTCCACTTAGCCCTCTCAGATTCGTATATGGAAGGTACTGGAGTAACAAAAGAGACAATATGAGGGACATTGAAACAGTGAGGTCATTGCACATGGAAACTGATTTACTGGATATCTGAGTATAAAGACACCAGAATCAGGAGATGTGTTCAGTGGAGACAAACAGCGGCGAGgttatttacatataaataattAGTAGTAATTAGTAGTAATTAGTAGTAATTAAGTAGCGAGGGACACAGAGCCCACATTGCTGCAGCATGAGGGGTAATGCATGCTCAGCCCACTTTCAAAATGCCACTGCTTTTCCTATAAAATGAGTTGTAAACAATATATTGCCACATGCTTTTATACATGCAATCTTAAAATGTTACTTTATGGTACATTTATTACCTTAAAAAGTCAGGTGCCCTAGATATCATATTCTCAAAGTCAGCAAAGGAGAGTTTGCTGTCTCCGTCCAGATCGGCCTCCTCGATGGCTTTCTCACAcaccagctccacctcctcaggAGTCAGCTCCTCCTTTGTCAGCCTATTCAGAGTCTTTTCCAGGTCCTCTTTGCACAGGTAATTGTCCACATTGAAATCTGTGGGTAACAGCGGTTACAGCAAACAATGGCTGACTTTCATTTTACACCGTTCTGGGAactttgaaagaaaatgaaagagtaTCCTTTAGAAATGCAGCAATACCATATATTTTGAAGGCATATATGGCCTTGAGTTCTCTGGGAGCCATTTCACTGAGGACTGAGAACATGTCCACGAATTCATTGAAGCTGAGATTGCCCATCCCGTCTTCTGAGAAAGACTCGACGATCCTGCTTCGAAATGGATTTTCCTGCAAATGAGTGCAACAACAATTAAATATACACCAGTGCAAATATTAATGCGAAGGTAAGACTTGCTGCAGCGAGGAGCACATCACAATATAGAGCTCAGAGTCTGGATGAGAAAAGAGTCTTCCTCTAACGAACCATAGGTTTCATGACCATGTGGTTTTATATGCCGTTGTTTCACATATGAGCTGCAGCGGTTTTCTGCTGATCACAGGGTTCTTCTGAAAAAGGCTGACTCCTTCTCTTTGCAGATGTGGCCAAGCCAATATTTTCTCCTCTATTGCTCAACCGTTGCGACGAGTGGTTTTATATCCCAGGTAATTAGCTGATTTGGCACAATCTGCAATAAACTGATGCTGTCGTTGAGGCCATCAAAACAGACCTGTGTGTGATGTAAGGAAAACTGTTGTCCTGATCACAGATAGCATGTTCGAGCTCACTGCAAGCTCAGCCGCCATTTAGATAAACAGCCATCTAAAGCGATGCCATTTTTAATAGGATATGCTGAGACACGTCAGTGGAGCATGAATCAGGCCAATCGACTCAACACAGCTCATAAAAACCTAGTGAGACAGGAATGTATTTATGGGAATGTAGCTGCCCAGGACGTTGGGTGAGCATGTCTGGCCGAGGTCACATCGATCCTGCCTTGACTGGACTCCATCTTCTTCCTGCCACCCTCACACCCCTGTAATCACACGACAGTTTCACAGGAAAAGGTGCTAATTATACCCAGAGCAAGGACACATTTTGTCTGAGAAAAACCCTGGGTGACAAAATGCGACATGGCATTTCTACAATTTCTGGATGTTCTTTTTCAAATGGCAGGTGCTTCAAAATAGGGAGGGAATCCATCTGTcaggaaaaagaggcagagcaTTTCATGGCACGTTAGCTTTCATACGCTGTGTCATACAATCagatgtgtgatgatgatgatggttaaAAATCAATTCTGGCTTCTAGAAGAGAGTGTGTATTGATTCGGTGTCGGCCCACGTGAGTAGTGGGTGCCACGTTTGTGTCCTTTTGGCATATGTGTTGTTTAAGGCCCAATGAAGAGCAGTGTCGAATTTGCTGCGATTTGTAGACAGGTTACTTAAACTTTGATTAAACATGCAAAGTGCCTTGCAGGCAGTGAGGGTcaacaaagtaaaagaaaaacatttgttttgttgctgcaatgctttaaaATCAGGCTGAATTacggagcttttattttgacagtaataaaatatactcagtttaatttgatgaaaaacattgactgcaAAAAGACCAAAAAGTGGTTGATCCAGATGGACAACAGCTTCACCgttaaaccaggtaggatgaacacaaagttttctaacttcactcttcaccattgactgtttataaaaagctctgcacacaaagtcCAGCACAGAAGCAATAAAACAGTGACAGTATAGTAGAACTGTCTGAGGAGGAGTCACTAATaaacaaggaataattctgaagtagtaCTGCACTAGTCATCCAAGTTACACCACAGGACCAAAACCTTACTGAGGTatataaaggattattttaccTTTAACTCTGGCATGTTGACTATCAAGGCTAAAGGCACTTTGCAATCAGGCTCCTTGGTGTAGTCCATTGGTACAAGATGTGGAGCCAACTCATGGTATCTGCCATGTAACCTAGAATATAAGATGGAGACCAATTAATGTGCTGAAGTTTTTTACTCAACATAGACAGGTAAacacctgagacacagagaaatgtGTAGCATGATTGATTTACTAACATGAAGTTatcttttgatttataaaaagcACAGGTAAGAGAGTAGCAATTAGGGAgtagacaaactaaacacacatAGCAAGATACACTGAAATGCTCCAGTGTTAATGCTGGATTTGTCATAAAGCCGAAAGGCTGAAATCAGTGACCTCATGGTTACCAGTGATAACCTGATGTTACATAACTGTGATGTAACAGCTGCAGCcggaaacacagaaacaagcaGTGTTTTATGAAGGTCATAAAGTGCGGGACCCTATTACACCCCCTGCTGATTGTCAATTTGGTTTCCAGTCCACCGCTGACCACAGAATCAAGGTCAATTCAATATCACAAAGGAGAAACATGTACATGCATATGTTGATCAGTGATAAGAGGGTGAACAAATACTGAGTCACAAGAGAGAAAAAGGCATCTtcacctttctttcttttttcaacattttctctgtttcttccaGAGATCTTGATGAAGACAATCAGACATAATAAAGGGACTGACAACTATGACTGTGTCTAATATGGGGAACCTTGATGGAACTTAACGGTTCCATCAAGGTTCAAAAACCTTTATTGCACATTAGGGCCAAATCAGACCCTAACTCCCTGCATGCCTGGAATCACATAACCTTTATCCTTAACTAATGTTGCCCCACAACATTCTTGAGTATCTGCATTTAATTTCTTTAAGTTGCTGCTTATCTTCCAGCATCAAGAACCTCCTGACAAAAGACACTGAAACATGAGCATCACTGGTCAATTCAATTAAAGAGAAAAGCAGgcgtctttttttaatttatgcaCATGGTCCTGGGACTGAGTGACAGGTAGAGAGGAATGATGCTAAACCCAGTGAGCCATGATACCCAGTGCAATCACTAAGCGCAcgttcatatttatttcattttttaggTGTTGAGGATGCACATGTTGACGGAGGTAGAAACGTGACACTTCATCGGGCGGTGCTGAAAACAACACCACagtcaaaaggtcaaagtcacttTCAGAGGTTTGGGTAACATCCTGA comes from the Hippoglossus stenolepis isolate QCI-W04-F060 chromosome 5, HSTE1.2, whole genome shotgun sequence genome and includes:
- the cib2 gene encoding calcium and integrin-binding family member 2, whose protein sequence is MGNKQTIFTDEQLDAYQDCTFFTRKEILRLHGRYHELAPHLVPMDYTKEPDCKVPLALIVNMPELKENPFRSRIVESFSEDGMGNLSFNEFVDMFSVLSEMAPRELKAIYAFKIYDFNVDNYLCKEDLEKTLNRLTKEELTPEEVELVCEKAIEEADLDGDSKLSFADFENMISRAPDFLSTFHIRI